In one window of Micromonospora cathayae DNA:
- the ftsZ gene encoding cell division protein FtsZ, with translation MTPPHNYLAVIKVVGIGGGGVNAVNRMIEVGLKGVEFIAINTDAQALLMSDADVKLDVGRELTRGLGAGANPDVGKNAAEDHRDEIEEVLKGADMVFVTCGEGGGTGTGGAPVVANIARKLGALTIGVVTRPFSFEGKRRQVQAEAGIDELRNQCDTLIVIPNDRLLALGDRGISMMDAFRTADQVLLSGVQGITDLITTPGLINLDFADVKSVMSGAGSALMGIGSARGENRAVEAAEAAISSPLLEQSMDGARGVLLSIAGGSDLGLFEINDAAQLVTDAAHPDANIIFGAVIDDALGDEVRVTVIAAGFDGGTPAYKSVEPARKSNQNQPTTPPAPAPPQTMPPPTQSPRRVLFDDVDVPDFLKNGS, from the coding sequence ATGACACCTCCGCACAACTACCTGGCGGTCATCAAGGTCGTCGGCATCGGTGGCGGCGGCGTCAACGCCGTCAACCGCATGATCGAGGTTGGGCTCAAGGGCGTCGAGTTCATCGCGATCAACACCGATGCGCAGGCGTTGCTGATGAGCGACGCCGACGTCAAGCTCGACGTCGGCCGCGAGCTGACCCGGGGTCTCGGCGCGGGCGCCAACCCGGACGTGGGCAAGAACGCCGCCGAGGACCACCGCGACGAGATCGAGGAGGTGCTCAAGGGCGCCGACATGGTCTTCGTGACCTGCGGCGAGGGCGGCGGCACCGGCACCGGCGGCGCGCCCGTGGTGGCCAACATCGCCCGCAAGCTCGGCGCGCTGACCATCGGTGTGGTCACCCGGCCGTTCTCCTTCGAGGGCAAGCGCCGCCAGGTGCAGGCCGAGGCCGGGATAGACGAGCTGCGCAACCAGTGCGACACGCTCATCGTCATCCCGAACGACCGGCTGCTGGCCCTCGGCGACCGGGGCATCAGCATGATGGACGCGTTCCGTACCGCCGACCAGGTGCTGCTCTCCGGTGTGCAGGGCATCACCGACCTGATCACCACCCCGGGTCTGATCAACCTGGACTTCGCCGACGTCAAGAGCGTGATGAGCGGCGCGGGCAGCGCGCTGATGGGCATCGGCAGCGCCCGGGGCGAGAACCGCGCGGTCGAGGCGGCCGAGGCGGCCATCTCCAGCCCGCTGCTGGAGCAGAGCATGGACGGCGCGCGGGGCGTGCTGCTCTCCATCGCCGGCGGCTCCGACCTGGGCCTGTTCGAGATCAACGACGCGGCCCAGCTGGTCACCGACGCGGCCCACCCGGACGCCAACATCATCTTCGGCGCGGTCATCGACGACGCGCTCGGCGACGAGGTGCGGGTCACCGTGATCGCCGCCGGGTTCGACGGGGGCACCCCGGCGTACAAGTCGGTCGAGCCGGCGCGCAAGAGCAACCAGAACCAGCCGACCACCCCGCCGGCTCCGGCGCCCCCGCAGACCATGCCCCCGCCCACCCAGTCGCCGCGCCGCGTCCTCTTCGACGACGTGGACGTGCCCGACTTCCTCAAGAACGGGTCCTGA